One stretch of Nomascus leucogenys isolate Asia chromosome 9, Asia_NLE_v1, whole genome shotgun sequence DNA includes these proteins:
- the TMEM183A gene encoding transmembrane protein 183A isoform X2: MARGPGPLGRPRPDTVAMPKRGKRLKFRAHDACSGRVTVADYANSDPAVVRSGRVKKAVANAVQQEVKSLCGLEASQVPAEEALSGAGEPCDIIDSSDEMDAQEESIHERTVSRKKKSKRHKELDGAGGEEYPMDIWLLLASYIRPEDIVNFSLICKNAWTVTCTAAFWTRLYRRHYTLDASLPLRLRPESMEKLRCLRACVIRSLYHMYEPFAARISKNPAIPESTPSTLKNSKCLLFWCRKIVGNRQEPMWEFNFKFKKQSPRLKSKCTGGLQPPVQYEDVHTNPDQDCCLLQVTTLNFIFIPIVMGMIFTLFTINVSTDMRHHRVRLVFQDSPVHGGRKLRSEQGVQVILDPVHSVRLFDWWHPQYPFSLRA; the protein is encoded by the exons ATGGCCCGGGGGCCCGGCCCGCTAGGCAGGCCTCGCCCCGATACGGTCGCCATGCCCAAGAGAGGAAAGCGACTCAAGTTCCGGGCCCACGACGCCTGCTCCGGCCGAG TGACCGTGGCGGATTACGCCAACTCGGATCCGGCGGTCGTGAGGTCTGGACGAGTCAAGAAAGCCGTAGCCAACGCTGTTCAGCAGGAAG taaaaTCTCTTTGTGGCTTGGAAGCCTCTCAGGTTCCTGCAGAGGAAGCTCTTTCTGGGGCTGGTGAGCCCTGTGACATCATCGACAGCAGTGATGAGATGGATGCTCAGGAGGAAAGCATTCATGAGAGaactgtctccagaaaaaagaaaagcaagagacaCAAAG AACTGGACGGGGCTGGAGGAGAAGAGTATCCCATGGATATTTGGCTATTGCTGGCCTCCTATATCCGTCCTGAGGACATTGTGAATTTTTCCCTGATTTGTAAGAATGCCTGGACTGTCACTTGCACTGCTGCCTTTTGGACCAGGTTGTACCGAAG GCACTACACGCTGGATGCTTCCCTCCCTTTGCGTCTGCGACCAGAGTCAATGGAGAAGCTGCGCTGTCTCCGGGCTTGTGTGATCCGATCTCTGTACCATATGTATGAGCCATTTGCTGCTCGAATCTCCAAGAATCCAGCCATTCCAGAAAGCACCCCCAGCACATTAAAGAATTCCAAA TGCTTACTTTTCTGGTGCAGAAAGATTGTTGGGAACAGACAGGAACCAATGTGGGAATTCAACTTCAAGTTCAAAAAACAG TCCCCTAGGTTAAAGAGCAAATGTACAGGAGGATTGCAGCCTCCCGTTCAGTACGAAGATGTTCATACCAATCCAGACCAGGACTGCTGCCTACTGCAGGTCACCACCCTCAATTTCATCTTTATTCCGATTGTCATGGGAATGATATTTACTCTG TTTACTATCAATGTGAGCACGGACATGCGGCATCATCGAGTGAGACTGGTGTTCCAAGATTCCCCTGTCCATGGTGGTCGGAAACTGCGCAGTGAACAGGGTGTGCAAGTCATCCTGGACCCAGTACACAGCGTTCGGCTCTTTGACTGGTGGCATCCTCAGTACCCATTCTCCCTGAGAGCATAG
- the TMEM183A gene encoding transmembrane protein 183A isoform X1, producing the protein MARGPGPLGRPRPDTVAMPKRGKRLKFRAHDACSGRVTVADYANSDPAVVRSGRVKKAVANAVQQEVKSLCGLEASQVPAEEALSGAGEPCDIIDSSDEMDAQEESIHERTVSRKKKSKRHKEELDGAGGEEYPMDIWLLLASYIRPEDIVNFSLICKNAWTVTCTAAFWTRLYRRHYTLDASLPLRLRPESMEKLRCLRACVIRSLYHMYEPFAARISKNPAIPESTPSTLKNSKCLLFWCRKIVGNRQEPMWEFNFKFKKQSPRLKSKCTGGLQPPVQYEDVHTNPDQDCCLLQVTTLNFIFIPIVMGMIFTLFTINVSTDMRHHRVRLVFQDSPVHGGRKLRSEQGVQVILDPVHSVRLFDWWHPQYPFSLRA; encoded by the exons ATGGCCCGGGGGCCCGGCCCGCTAGGCAGGCCTCGCCCCGATACGGTCGCCATGCCCAAGAGAGGAAAGCGACTCAAGTTCCGGGCCCACGACGCCTGCTCCGGCCGAG TGACCGTGGCGGATTACGCCAACTCGGATCCGGCGGTCGTGAGGTCTGGACGAGTCAAGAAAGCCGTAGCCAACGCTGTTCAGCAGGAAG taaaaTCTCTTTGTGGCTTGGAAGCCTCTCAGGTTCCTGCAGAGGAAGCTCTTTCTGGGGCTGGTGAGCCCTGTGACATCATCGACAGCAGTGATGAGATGGATGCTCAGGAGGAAAGCATTCATGAGAGaactgtctccagaaaaaagaaaagcaagagacaCAAAG AAGAACTGGACGGGGCTGGAGGAGAAGAGTATCCCATGGATATTTGGCTATTGCTGGCCTCCTATATCCGTCCTGAGGACATTGTGAATTTTTCCCTGATTTGTAAGAATGCCTGGACTGTCACTTGCACTGCTGCCTTTTGGACCAGGTTGTACCGAAG GCACTACACGCTGGATGCTTCCCTCCCTTTGCGTCTGCGACCAGAGTCAATGGAGAAGCTGCGCTGTCTCCGGGCTTGTGTGATCCGATCTCTGTACCATATGTATGAGCCATTTGCTGCTCGAATCTCCAAGAATCCAGCCATTCCAGAAAGCACCCCCAGCACATTAAAGAATTCCAAA TGCTTACTTTTCTGGTGCAGAAAGATTGTTGGGAACAGACAGGAACCAATGTGGGAATTCAACTTCAAGTTCAAAAAACAG TCCCCTAGGTTAAAGAGCAAATGTACAGGAGGATTGCAGCCTCCCGTTCAGTACGAAGATGTTCATACCAATCCAGACCAGGACTGCTGCCTACTGCAGGTCACCACCCTCAATTTCATCTTTATTCCGATTGTCATGGGAATGATATTTACTCTG TTTACTATCAATGTGAGCACGGACATGCGGCATCATCGAGTGAGACTGGTGTTCCAAGATTCCCCTGTCCATGGTGGTCGGAAACTGCGCAGTGAACAGGGTGTGCAAGTCATCCTGGACCCAGTACACAGCGTTCGGCTCTTTGACTGGTGGCATCCTCAGTACCCATTCTCCCTGAGAGCATAG
- the TMEM183A gene encoding transmembrane protein 183A isoform X4 — protein sequence MARGPGPLGRPRPDTVAMPKRGKRLKFRAHDACSGRVTVADYANSDPAVVRSGRVKKAVANAVQQEVKSLCGLEASQVPAEEALSGAGEPCDIIDSSDEMDAQEESIHERTVSRKKKSKRHKELDGAGGEEYPMDIWLLLASYIRPEDIVNFSLICKNAWTVTCTAAFWTRLYRRHYTLDASLPLRLRPESMEKLRCLRACVIRSLYHMYEPFAARISKNPAIPESTPSTLKNSKCLLFWCRKIVGNRQEPMWEFNFKFKKQVKEQMYRRIAASRSVRRCSYQSRPGLLPTAGHHPQFHLYSDCHGNDIYSVYYQCEHGHAASSSETGVPRFPCPWWSETAQ from the exons ATGGCCCGGGGGCCCGGCCCGCTAGGCAGGCCTCGCCCCGATACGGTCGCCATGCCCAAGAGAGGAAAGCGACTCAAGTTCCGGGCCCACGACGCCTGCTCCGGCCGAG TGACCGTGGCGGATTACGCCAACTCGGATCCGGCGGTCGTGAGGTCTGGACGAGTCAAGAAAGCCGTAGCCAACGCTGTTCAGCAGGAAG taaaaTCTCTTTGTGGCTTGGAAGCCTCTCAGGTTCCTGCAGAGGAAGCTCTTTCTGGGGCTGGTGAGCCCTGTGACATCATCGACAGCAGTGATGAGATGGATGCTCAGGAGGAAAGCATTCATGAGAGaactgtctccagaaaaaagaaaagcaagagacaCAAAG AACTGGACGGGGCTGGAGGAGAAGAGTATCCCATGGATATTTGGCTATTGCTGGCCTCCTATATCCGTCCTGAGGACATTGTGAATTTTTCCCTGATTTGTAAGAATGCCTGGACTGTCACTTGCACTGCTGCCTTTTGGACCAGGTTGTACCGAAG GCACTACACGCTGGATGCTTCCCTCCCTTTGCGTCTGCGACCAGAGTCAATGGAGAAGCTGCGCTGTCTCCGGGCTTGTGTGATCCGATCTCTGTACCATATGTATGAGCCATTTGCTGCTCGAATCTCCAAGAATCCAGCCATTCCAGAAAGCACCCCCAGCACATTAAAGAATTCCAAA TGCTTACTTTTCTGGTGCAGAAAGATTGTTGGGAACAGACAGGAACCAATGTGGGAATTCAACTTCAAGTTCAAAAAACAG GTTAAAGAGCAAATGTACAGGAGGATTGCAGCCTCCCGTTCAGTACGAAGATGTTCATACCAATCCAGACCAGGACTGCTGCCTACTGCAGGTCACCACCCTCAATTTCATCTTTATTCCGATTGTCATGGGAATGATATTTACTCTG TTTACTATCAATGTGAGCACGGACATGCGGCATCATCGAGTGAGACTGGTGTTCCAAGATTCCCCTGTCCATGGTGGTCGGAAACTGCGCAGTGA
- the TMEM183A gene encoding transmembrane protein 183A isoform X3 — MARGPGPLGRPRPDTVAMPKRGKRLKFRAHDACSGRVTVADYANSDPAVVRSGRVKKAVANAVQQEVKSLCGLEASQVPAEEALSGAGEPCDIIDSSDEMDAQEESIHERTVSRKKKSKRHKEELDGAGGEEYPMDIWLLLASYIRPEDIVNFSLICKNAWTVTCTAAFWTRLYRRHYTLDASLPLRLRPESMEKLRCLRACVIRSLYHMYEPFAARISKNPAIPESTPSTLKNSKCLLFWCRKIVGNRQEPMWEFNFKFKKQVKEQMYRRIAASRSVRRCSYQSRPGLLPTAGHHPQFHLYSDCHGNDIYSVYYQCEHGHAASSSETGVPRFPCPWWSETAQ; from the exons ATGGCCCGGGGGCCCGGCCCGCTAGGCAGGCCTCGCCCCGATACGGTCGCCATGCCCAAGAGAGGAAAGCGACTCAAGTTCCGGGCCCACGACGCCTGCTCCGGCCGAG TGACCGTGGCGGATTACGCCAACTCGGATCCGGCGGTCGTGAGGTCTGGACGAGTCAAGAAAGCCGTAGCCAACGCTGTTCAGCAGGAAG taaaaTCTCTTTGTGGCTTGGAAGCCTCTCAGGTTCCTGCAGAGGAAGCTCTTTCTGGGGCTGGTGAGCCCTGTGACATCATCGACAGCAGTGATGAGATGGATGCTCAGGAGGAAAGCATTCATGAGAGaactgtctccagaaaaaagaaaagcaagagacaCAAAG AAGAACTGGACGGGGCTGGAGGAGAAGAGTATCCCATGGATATTTGGCTATTGCTGGCCTCCTATATCCGTCCTGAGGACATTGTGAATTTTTCCCTGATTTGTAAGAATGCCTGGACTGTCACTTGCACTGCTGCCTTTTGGACCAGGTTGTACCGAAG GCACTACACGCTGGATGCTTCCCTCCCTTTGCGTCTGCGACCAGAGTCAATGGAGAAGCTGCGCTGTCTCCGGGCTTGTGTGATCCGATCTCTGTACCATATGTATGAGCCATTTGCTGCTCGAATCTCCAAGAATCCAGCCATTCCAGAAAGCACCCCCAGCACATTAAAGAATTCCAAA TGCTTACTTTTCTGGTGCAGAAAGATTGTTGGGAACAGACAGGAACCAATGTGGGAATTCAACTTCAAGTTCAAAAAACAG GTTAAAGAGCAAATGTACAGGAGGATTGCAGCCTCCCGTTCAGTACGAAGATGTTCATACCAATCCAGACCAGGACTGCTGCCTACTGCAGGTCACCACCCTCAATTTCATCTTTATTCCGATTGTCATGGGAATGATATTTACTCTG TTTACTATCAATGTGAGCACGGACATGCGGCATCATCGAGTGAGACTGGTGTTCCAAGATTCCCCTGTCCATGGTGGTCGGAAACTGCGCAGTGA